In Desulfonatronum thioautotrophicum, a genomic segment contains:
- the qrcB gene encoding menaquinone reductase molybdopterin-binding-like subunit QrcB codes for MALNRRSFLTFAAGGVAGTLFTPVIWKSIDDTAIWTQNWPWIPRLEYGARAYAATTCKLCPAGCGLNIRTAGGRPVAAEGRTDHPLSQGGICPLGAAAVQLLYLPARIKGPMQKQADGTHQPISWDEAETLLKEKLAEQRGKKDAVVCVSGDENGTINELFSALLGGLGSEACYQMPGERQVASRVLRQGSIGYDLENADLVLAFGPDLLDSWGTIVRNKKAFGAAHPIGEEASAKYVYVGPMQNITGGAAEQWITVAPGMEGVLALGIAYHLLQAGLTAPQARDFVSYRNQVINRYTPEFVERLTGVTPDQVAKLAEMLRKADRPLIVPGTSMGQGGGVFGFAAALSLNLLFNNVNVPGGIQVLQDLPTVVPGAQDMAQVRARDLVAHIQAVADGRVEKPGLYMAYEANPLFALPQPEVTARAFEGAYLVSFSTFYDETAAQADLLLPTPTFMERFDDVQTPYGSGFASYSLTRPVIRQPIFDTKPTGDVVLNVAKALDIDLEFASFDKVLEAKVSALAELEGFLVDAVQPWEARAGESVSAVSGNPWRNISRGAVWASITEPFPTEMLLGSTVISQTAPSDAEDWTFPVSLVATDSRTFGSRHIAIPPFCLPLLGEQELQGDVFFVQMNSATARSYGLQAEDLVRLTGPAGSCLAKVRIFEGVGRNMVSAPLGFGRTAWDKFSRNKGDNIYKVLTVRTEPGSNLAVWADSRVRIAKA; via the coding sequence ATGGCACTTAATCGGAGAAGTTTTCTCACGTTTGCTGCCGGGGGTGTCGCAGGAACCCTGTTCACCCCGGTTATTTGGAAATCCATTGACGATACGGCCATCTGGACCCAGAACTGGCCGTGGATTCCTCGGCTGGAATACGGGGCACGGGCATATGCCGCGACAACATGCAAGCTCTGTCCGGCCGGATGCGGCCTGAATATCCGCACGGCAGGTGGTCGGCCGGTGGCTGCCGAAGGGCGGACCGATCACCCATTGAGTCAGGGCGGTATCTGTCCTTTGGGAGCCGCGGCGGTGCAGCTGCTGTATCTGCCGGCCCGCATCAAGGGGCCGATGCAGAAGCAGGCGGATGGGACCCACCAGCCCATTTCCTGGGATGAGGCCGAAACCTTGCTCAAGGAAAAGTTGGCTGAACAGCGAGGAAAGAAGGACGCCGTGGTCTGCGTCAGCGGAGATGAAAACGGAACCATCAACGAGCTTTTTTCCGCCCTGCTCGGCGGCCTGGGGTCGGAAGCCTGCTATCAGATGCCCGGAGAGCGGCAGGTGGCCTCCAGGGTGCTGCGCCAAGGCAGCATCGGCTACGATCTGGAAAATGCGGATCTCGTGCTGGCTTTCGGCCCGGATCTGCTGGACAGTTGGGGCACCATCGTCCGCAACAAGAAAGCATTTGGTGCGGCGCATCCCATCGGTGAGGAAGCATCCGCCAAATATGTCTACGTCGGACCGATGCAGAACATCACGGGCGGTGCCGCGGAGCAGTGGATTACCGTTGCTCCGGGAATGGAAGGCGTCCTGGCCCTGGGCATTGCATATCATTTGCTGCAGGCCGGTTTGACCGCACCGCAGGCTCGTGACTTTGTCTCCTACCGCAACCAGGTCATCAATCGCTATACGCCAGAATTCGTGGAACGGTTGACCGGGGTCACTCCGGATCAGGTCGCCAAGCTGGCCGAAATGCTGCGCAAAGCTGACAGACCGCTGATTGTACCAGGCACATCCATGGGCCAGGGGGGCGGGGTGTTCGGGTTTGCCGCAGCCTTGAGCCTGAATCTGCTGTTCAACAATGTCAATGTCCCCGGGGGGATTCAGGTCCTGCAGGACTTGCCCACGGTGGTTCCGGGAGCACAGGACATGGCCCAGGTGCGGGCCAGGGATCTGGTCGCCCACATCCAGGCCGTGGCTGATGGCCGGGTGGAAAAACCCGGCTTGTACATGGCCTACGAAGCCAACCCCCTCTTTGCGTTGCCGCAGCCTGAAGTGACGGCACGGGCTTTCGAGGGGGCGTACCTGGTCAGTTTCAGCACGTTCTACGATGAAACCGCGGCCCAGGCTGACCTGCTCCTGCCCACGCCCACCTTCATGGAACGTTTTGATGATGTGCAGACCCCCTATGGATCCGGGTTTGCCAGTTACAGCCTGACCCGGCCGGTTATTCGTCAGCCTATTTTCGACACCAAACCCACTGGTGACGTCGTGCTCAACGTGGCCAAGGCCTTGGACATTGACCTCGAGTTCGCCTCCTTTGACAAGGTTCTGGAGGCCAAGGTTTCCGCTCTGGCTGAATTGGAGGGATTCCTTGTGGACGCGGTCCAGCCCTGGGAGGCCCGAGCCGGGGAGTCGGTTTCCGCGGTATCCGGAAATCCGTGGCGGAACATTTCCCGCGGTGCGGTCTGGGCCTCCATCACGGAACCCTTTCCCACGGAAATGCTGTTGGGCTCCACGGTCATTTCCCAAACTGCTCCTTCCGATGCCGAAGACTGGACCTTCCCTGTCAGCCTGGTAGCCACGGACAGCCGGACCTTCGGTTCCCGGCACATTGCCATTCCACCCTTCTGCCTGCCCCTGCTGGGAGAACAGGAACTGCAAGGTGACGTATTCTTCGTCCAGATGAATTCCGCCACGGCGCGCAGCTACGGCTTGCAAGCCGAAGACCTGGTCAGGCTGACAGGTCCGGCCGGTTCCTGTCTGGCCAAAGTGCGCATCTTCGAGGGCGTGGGACGGAATATGGTTTCCGCGCCTTTGGGCTTTGGCCGTACGGCATGGGACAAGTTCAGCCGAAACAAGGGTGACAACATCTACAAAGTGTTGACGGTTCGCACCGAGCCGGGAAGCAATCTGGCCGTTTGGGCGGATTCCCGCGTGCGCATCGCTAAAGCCTAA
- a CDS encoding nucleoside deaminase — MSLKQRQQESFMRAALALARESVRNGGGPFGAVIVKNGEIVAAASNSVTLTNDPTAHAEVNAIRQACHALNTFDLSGCTLFTSCEPCPMCLGAIYWARLDAIYYGNSKRDAARIGFDDAFIYEQLAFQPEDRAIPMINLLPEEAGHAFTDWEQLENKTEY, encoded by the coding sequence ATGTCCTTGAAGCAAAGGCAACAAGAGTCCTTCATGCGTGCGGCACTGGCGCTCGCCAGGGAAAGCGTCCGTAACGGCGGCGGACCGTTCGGTGCGGTGATCGTCAAAAACGGTGAGATCGTCGCCGCTGCATCAAACAGCGTTACCCTCACCAACGACCCGACCGCCCATGCTGAAGTCAACGCAATCAGGCAAGCCTGCCATGCACTGAATACGTTCGATCTCTCGGGTTGCACCCTGTTCACGTCATGTGAGCCATGTCCAATGTGCCTGGGGGCCATTTATTGGGCACGTCTGGACGCCATCTACTATGGGAACAGCAAACGGGATGCGGCGCGTATCGGATTCGATGACGCCTTCATTTATGAGCAACTGGCCTTTCAGCCGGAAGACCGGGCCATTCCGATGATCAACCTGCTCCCGGAGGAAGCTGGTCACGCATTCACCGACTGGGAGCAGTTGGAAAACAAGACCGAGTACTGA
- the qrcD gene encoding menaquinone reductase integral membrane subunit QrcD, whose amino-acid sequence MCDKELWPEGVQRCSLKLFIVWLLVIFAVMAWGLYAAFVVWSGGLIVTGMDNYFAFGLYIIFDLAVIALGAGAFFSGLLYYLIRVDGLKNIINLAVIIGFICYSGALLILTLEVGQPLRAWFGFWHPNVHSMLTEVIFCITCYMIVLTIEFIPIILENRKLNKVKFLHHVAHNFHVIMPLFAGVGAFLSFFHQGSLGGMYGVLFSRPYAFREGFFIWPWTFFLFILSAVASGPGFTMLVATLMEKMTGRKLVDFSVKALMGKISGVMLAIYLFFKYLDTWGWYAGILPRSGLTFSEMFYGLAYGKWLLFSELIVFGLVPAVLLLYSKTRNTPWILYSACTMVGIGVIINRYVQTAQTLAHPVMPFDRWYVYVPTWAEWAPSLAVVAYGALILSLAYRYLPVFPQERKLNPA is encoded by the coding sequence ATGTGCGATAAAGAATTGTGGCCCGAAGGGGTCCAGCGTTGCTCCTTGAAGCTGTTCATTGTCTGGCTTTTGGTCATATTCGCTGTAATGGCTTGGGGCCTGTATGCCGCTTTCGTGGTTTGGTCCGGCGGTTTGATTGTTACGGGCATGGACAACTATTTCGCTTTTGGCTTGTATATCATCTTTGACCTCGCCGTCATCGCCCTTGGTGCCGGGGCCTTTTTCAGCGGGCTTTTGTACTATCTGATCCGCGTCGACGGCCTGAAGAACATCATCAATCTGGCGGTGATCATCGGCTTCATCTGCTATTCCGGTGCGTTGCTGATTCTGACCTTGGAAGTCGGTCAGCCATTGCGGGCCTGGTTTGGCTTCTGGCACCCCAACGTTCACTCCATGCTCACGGAAGTCATCTTCTGTATCACCTGCTACATGATCGTTCTGACCATAGAGTTCATTCCGATCATCCTGGAAAACCGCAAACTGAACAAGGTAAAGTTCCTGCATCATGTGGCCCACAATTTCCACGTGATCATGCCACTGTTCGCCGGTGTTGGTGCCTTCCTGTCCTTTTTTCACCAAGGCTCTCTGGGCGGGATGTACGGTGTGCTTTTCTCCCGGCCTTACGCATTCCGGGAAGGTTTTTTCATCTGGCCCTGGACCTTCTTCCTGTTCATCCTCTCCGCCGTGGCTTCCGGGCCGGGGTTTACCATGCTGGTGGCCACGCTGATGGAAAAGATGACCGGCCGCAAACTGGTGGACTTCAGTGTCAAGGCCCTGATGGGCAAGATTTCCGGAGTCATGCTGGCCATCTATCTGTTCTTCAAGTACCTGGACACCTGGGGCTGGTACGCTGGAATCCTGCCCCGCTCCGGTCTGACCTTTTCGGAGATGTTTTACGGTTTGGCCTATGGCAAGTGGTTGTTGTTCTCGGAATTGATCGTTTTTGGGTTGGTCCCCGCTGTCCTGCTTCTCTATTCCAAAACCCGTAATACACCGTGGATTCTTTACTCCGCGTGTACCATGGTAGGCATCGGAGTGATCATCAACCGTTACGTCCAAACCGCGCAAACATTGGCCCATCCGGTCATGCCGTTTGATCGCTGGTACGTGTATGTGCCGACCTGGGCTGAATGGGCTCCTTCATTGGCGGTTGTCGCCTATGGCGCCTTGATTCTCAGCCTGGCGTATCGCTACCTGCCGGTGTTTCCGCAGGAGCGGAAGTTGAACCCCGCATAA
- a CDS encoding universal stress protein, translating into MLKKIIQPLDMSESLAEVKMRASFIDRFGGEEIVLVHVMNPGLGDRGLMQSRLTHLVDALGSVGIQARSMVMEGHVASEITRTAMEVAADVIYLPASRKNILVSSFLGSTTEDVMRLSDLPVFIHKLRPELVRTEKVRNLVFATDFRQAACRAWLYVRMLGRFVSKLTILHVGERAADPDTEQLRREHAERMLSELNAKFKDDFQDIALMSRIGSPARHILDIVEQIQADLVVLGRLNEPFPSKLLGSTCSRVTSRVSSSVLLIP; encoded by the coding sequence ATGCTGAAGAAAATTATCCAGCCGTTGGATATGAGTGAGTCCCTCGCCGAAGTCAAAATGCGTGCTTCGTTCATTGACCGGTTCGGCGGGGAAGAAATCGTGTTGGTCCATGTCATGAATCCTGGTCTTGGAGACAGGGGCTTGATGCAGTCGCGACTGACCCATCTTGTGGATGCCTTGGGCAGTGTCGGCATCCAGGCCCGATCCATGGTGATGGAGGGCCATGTGGCGTCGGAGATCACGCGAACGGCCATGGAAGTGGCCGCTGACGTGATCTACCTGCCGGCGAGTCGCAAGAACATCCTGGTCTCGTCATTTCTTGGCAGCACCACCGAGGACGTCATGCGCCTCTCAGACCTGCCTGTCTTCATTCACAAGCTCCGTCCAGAACTGGTCCGTACTGAAAAGGTGCGCAATCTTGTTTTTGCCACGGATTTCCGACAAGCAGCCTGCCGGGCTTGGCTGTATGTGCGCATGCTGGGCCGTTTCGTTTCCAAACTGACAATCCTGCATGTGGGGGAGCGCGCTGCTGACCCGGATACGGAGCAGCTTCGCAGGGAGCATGCCGAGAGGATGCTCAGTGAGCTGAACGCAAAATTCAAGGACGATTTTCAGGACATTGCCCTGATGTCCCGCATCGGTTCTCCGGCCAGACACATTCTTGACATCGTCGAACAGATCCAGGCCGATCTGGTGGTTTTGGGTCGGTTGAATGAACCGTTTCCTTCCAAGCTACTGGGCTCAACCTGCTCACGGGTCACCTCCAGAGTATCCAGCTCTGTTCTGCTGATTCCGTGA
- the nifS gene encoding cysteine desulfurase NifS: protein MKEIYLDNNATTKVAPEVLEAMLPFLRDSYGNASSMHGFGGKVGTFISQAREQTAQSLGCSPDEIIFTSCGTESDNTAIFSAVRSQPEKRHVVTTRVEHPAVLNVASHLEIAGYEVTHLKVDEQGRLDLQELEESLRPDTALVSVMHANNENGVIFPLESISEIVKSRGILLHTDAVQTVGKLPIDLEKLAVDFLALSAHKVHGPKGVGALYVRRGVPFRPFMLGGHQEKGRRAGTENVAGIVALGKAMEMAALGIHEENNRVRALRDRLEQGILDAIPDVRRNGDPASRLPNTTSLAFKYIEGESILLMLDQHGICASSGSACTSGSLEPSHVLRAMGVPFTYAHGSIRFSLSRYTTDAEIDLVLRELPGIVSRLRAMSPFTATSEAAGDCAC, encoded by the coding sequence ATGAAGGAGATCTACCTGGACAACAATGCGACGACCAAAGTCGCCCCGGAAGTCCTGGAGGCCATGCTGCCATTTCTTCGGGATTCCTACGGAAACGCCTCCAGCATGCACGGCTTCGGCGGCAAGGTCGGCACGTTCATCAGTCAGGCTCGCGAACAAACGGCGCAGAGCCTGGGCTGCTCTCCGGACGAAATCATCTTCACCTCCTGCGGCACGGAGAGCGACAACACGGCCATTTTTTCCGCTGTCCGCTCCCAGCCGGAAAAACGGCATGTCGTGACCACCCGAGTGGAGCACCCGGCAGTTCTGAACGTCGCCAGTCACCTGGAAATCGCCGGCTATGAAGTCACCCATCTCAAAGTGGATGAACAGGGCCGGTTGGACCTGCAGGAGCTGGAGGAGAGCCTGCGTCCGGACACGGCACTGGTTTCCGTAATGCATGCCAACAACGAAAACGGGGTCATCTTTCCCCTGGAGTCCATCTCCGAGATCGTGAAAAGCCGGGGCATTCTCCTGCACACCGACGCGGTCCAGACCGTAGGCAAATTACCCATTGACCTCGAAAAGTTGGCCGTGGATTTCCTGGCACTTTCCGCCCACAAGGTCCATGGCCCCAAGGGGGTGGGAGCACTGTACGTCCGCCGTGGTGTGCCGTTTCGCCCCTTCATGCTCGGTGGGCACCAGGAAAAAGGCCGCCGGGCCGGCACGGAAAACGTGGCCGGGATCGTCGCTCTGGGCAAGGCCATGGAAATGGCAGCGCTCGGCATTCACGAGGAGAACAACCGGGTCCGAGCACTGCGCGACCGTCTTGAGCAGGGTATCCTGGACGCGATTCCAGACGTGCGACGCAACGGGGACCCAGCGAGCCGCCTACCGAACACCACCAGCTTGGCCTTCAAATACATCGAGGGCGAGTCCATCCTTTTGATGCTGGACCAGCATGGCATTTGCGCCAGCTCCGGATCGGCCTGCACCTCCGGCAGCCTGGAGCCTTCCCACGTTCTGCGGGCCATGGGCGTCCCCTTCACCTATGCTCACGGCTCCATCCGCTTCAGCCTGAGCCGCTACACCACGGACGCGGAAATTGATCTGGTCCTGCGGGAACTGCCCGGCATCGTCTCCAGGCTCCGGGCAATGTCCCCCTTCACCGCAACCAGCGAGGCCGCCGGGGACTGCGCCTGCTGA
- a CDS encoding glycine betaine uptake BCCT transporter, translating to MFQNRVFCISLLIVVVFVLAGVVDADLLDRGSARLHGAIIAHFGWAYMLSGFFFLVFCVVLALSRYGGIKLGRDHEKPVYTYFGWFSMLFAAGMGIGLIFWGVAEPLSHYMDPPEFISPETGEAATFAMRYSYFHWGLHPWAIYIVMSLGIAYFSFRRGMPPLISSCFYPMLGDRIYGPIGHFIDILAVFATIFGIATSLGLGAIQINSGLEHLYGLPSSTTVTLLIILGTTMLFMISAAVGLDKGIQTLSKTNIVLAFVLLLFMLVAGPTSYMLNVFTDTIGGYIGNMLEMSLAVNPFLGQEWYKNWTLFYWAWWIAWSPFVGIFVARISRGRTIREFISGALLVPALLTFAWFSVFGGASLFLELEQGAGIGVMVQQDVSTGLFLVFDHFPGALILSNAAILLLIVFFVTSADSATFVLGIMTSNGSANPPLAKKIVWGITQSSVAAILLVSGGLAALQRMAITAALPFNFVLLLMCYNIWKALASESRESDFRGHVGSSGSGN from the coding sequence ATGTTTCAAAACAGGGTGTTTTGCATTTCCCTGCTCATCGTCGTCGTGTTCGTCCTTGCCGGGGTGGTCGATGCCGACCTGTTGGACAGAGGTTCTGCCCGGTTGCATGGGGCAATTATTGCGCATTTCGGCTGGGCCTACATGCTTTCCGGCTTTTTCTTCCTGGTTTTTTGCGTGGTTCTTGCGCTCAGCCGGTATGGCGGCATCAAGCTGGGTCGGGATCATGAAAAGCCGGTATATACCTATTTTGGCTGGTTCAGCATGCTGTTCGCCGCCGGGATGGGCATCGGGCTGATTTTTTGGGGTGTAGCCGAGCCTCTCAGCCACTACATGGACCCACCAGAGTTCATTTCGCCGGAAACCGGCGAGGCCGCCACCTTTGCCATGCGCTACAGCTATTTTCATTGGGGGCTGCACCCCTGGGCAATCTATATCGTGATGAGCCTGGGCATCGCCTATTTTTCCTTTCGCCGCGGCATGCCACCGCTGATCAGTTCCTGCTTCTATCCCATGCTCGGCGACCGCATCTACGGGCCCATCGGCCATTTTATAGACATCCTGGCGGTTTTCGCCACCATCTTTGGCATTGCCACCTCCCTGGGGCTCGGTGCCATCCAGATCAACAGCGGCCTTGAACATCTGTACGGCCTGCCGTCCTCCACCACGGTCACGCTGCTGATCATCCTCGGCACCACAATGCTGTTCATGATTTCCGCTGCGGTGGGACTGGATAAAGGTATCCAGACCCTGAGCAAAACAAATATCGTCCTGGCCTTTGTCCTGCTCCTGTTCATGCTGGTTGCGGGGCCGACGTCCTACATGCTCAACGTGTTTACGGACACAATCGGCGGCTACATCGGCAACATGCTGGAGATGAGCCTGGCGGTAAACCCGTTCTTGGGTCAGGAGTGGTATAAAAATTGGACACTGTTTTATTGGGCTTGGTGGATTGCCTGGTCGCCGTTTGTGGGCATTTTCGTGGCCCGCATATCTCGTGGACGGACCATCCGGGAATTCATCAGCGGAGCCCTGCTGGTGCCGGCCCTGCTGACCTTTGCCTGGTTCAGCGTGTTCGGGGGAGCCTCCTTGTTTTTGGAACTGGAACAGGGAGCAGGTATCGGTGTCATGGTGCAGCAGGATGTCTCCACGGGCCTCTTTCTGGTCTTTGATCATTTCCCAGGGGCTTTGATCTTGTCCAATGCGGCCATCTTGCTGCTGATCGTCTTTTTCGTCACCTCTGCGGATTCGGCTACCTTTGTATTGGGGATCATGACCAGCAACGGCTCGGCCAATCCGCCTCTGGCCAAGAAAATCGTCTGGGGGATCACCCAGTCCTCCGTGGCCGCGATCCTGCTCGTATCCGGAGGCTTGGCGGCCTTGCAGCGTATGGCCATCACCGCTGCCCTGCCCTTCAATTTCGTGTTGCTGCTTATGTGCTACAATATCTGGAAAGCCCTGGCTTCAGAGTCTCGGGAGAGCGACTTTCGGGGCCACGTTGGGAGCAGTGGGAGCGGCAATTAG
- the qrcC gene encoding menaquinone reductase iron-sulfur cluster-binding subunit QrcC encodes MVLYLKEFKVKWGMVIDLDRCTGCGACMVACQAENNLAPPVDASNKRYSMTWMLVYQLSNRQPYPNHDVAYMPRPCLQCGKPNCVPVCPVIATDKNQEGGIVSMVNARCIGCRYCQAACPYHARYFNWHDPVWPEGMEKTLTQDVSTRPRGVVEKCLYCHHRFMYARDKARIEGRDPNALAEDDYIPACVEMCPTNAITFGDLANPEHKVHKLSKSPYAFRLLERLNTDPQLYYYSQREWVRRQGDNFLEHETVGGV; translated from the coding sequence ATGGTTTTGTATCTCAAGGAATTCAAAGTCAAATGGGGAATGGTCATCGACCTGGACCGTTGTACCGGTTGTGGGGCCTGCATGGTTGCCTGCCAGGCGGAAAACAACCTTGCCCCGCCGGTGGACGCCTCCAACAAACGTTACAGCATGACCTGGATGCTGGTCTACCAGCTTTCCAACAGGCAGCCTTATCCCAATCACGATGTCGCCTACATGCCCCGTCCCTGTCTGCAGTGCGGCAAGCCGAATTGCGTACCGGTCTGTCCGGTTATTGCCACGGACAAGAATCAGGAGGGCGGAATCGTCAGCATGGTCAATGCCCGGTGTATCGGTTGCCGGTACTGCCAGGCCGCCTGCCCCTATCATGCCCGGTATTTCAATTGGCATGATCCGGTATGGCCCGAGGGCATGGAAAAAACCCTCACCCAGGACGTTTCCACCCGACCACGCGGCGTGGTGGAAAAGTGTCTGTACTGTCACCACCGGTTCATGTACGCCCGGGACAAGGCGCGCATCGAGGGGCGCGACCCCAATGCCTTGGCCGAAGACGACTACATCCCGGCTTGCGTGGAAATGTGCCCGACGAACGCCATCACCTTCGGAGATTTGGCAAATCCCGAACATAAGGTGCACAAACTCTCAAAGAGCCCCTACGCATTTCGGCTCTTGGAGCGGTTGAACACCGATCCGCAGCTGTACTACTACAGCCAGCGGGAATGGGTCCGGAGGCAGGGCGACAACTTCCTGGAACATGAAACGGTCGGAGGGGTCTAG
- a CDS encoding SAM hydrolase/SAM-dependent halogenase family protein: MHKPVIALLTDFGLKDAYVGQMKGVLAGMAPEAVILDISHQVRPFDIMQGAFFLAASWRYIPKDGVLLGVVDPGVGTARRLVIIHCSGRFYLGPDNGLPALVIRSGREVQAWELAFPGGAEGSERHGGVAATFHGRDILAPAAARLALGKNPEALGRPLALEDLVRPAWAAPKWEGAAVTACVLHVDRFGNCLLNLPEGLWPDTGLGRIEMRMPLLQSLIPVRTYAEIPANGVGILLGSQGFWELAVNQGSAAAVLSLAPGEPIRLMCAAMDLSMP; this comes from the coding sequence GTGCATAAGCCGGTTATCGCCTTGCTGACGGACTTTGGGCTCAAGGATGCGTATGTGGGGCAAATGAAGGGCGTTCTGGCCGGGATGGCCCCAGAGGCCGTGATCCTGGACATCAGTCATCAGGTTCGACCCTTTGACATCATGCAGGGAGCGTTTTTTTTGGCTGCCAGCTGGCGGTACATTCCAAAAGATGGTGTACTGCTGGGGGTGGTGGACCCAGGCGTGGGGACCGCGCGCCGGTTGGTGATCATCCATTGCTCCGGCCGGTTCTATCTGGGGCCGGATAACGGTTTGCCGGCTTTGGTCATCAGGTCCGGACGCGAGGTGCAAGCCTGGGAGTTGGCCTTTCCTGGGGGGGCTGAAGGGTCTGAGAGGCATGGGGGCGTTGCCGCGACCTTTCACGGCCGGGACATCTTGGCCCCGGCCGCGGCTCGCCTTGCTCTCGGGAAAAACCCGGAAGCTTTGGGCCGTCCTCTGGCCCTGGAGGATCTCGTCCGTCCGGCCTGGGCTGCGCCGAAATGGGAGGGCGCGGCGGTCACGGCCTGTGTTCTGCATGTGGATCGCTTCGGCAATTGCCTGCTCAACCTGCCGGAAGGTCTTTGGCCAGACACGGGGTTGGGACGGATCGAAATGAGGATGCCGTTGCTGCAGTCGCTGATACCGGTGCGGACCTACGCGGAAATCCCGGCAAACGGTGTAGGCATTTTGTTAGGAAGCCAGGGATTTTGGGAACTGGCAGTCAACCAGGGTAGTGCCGCCGCGGTGTTGAGCCTTGCGCCCGGAGAACCGATCAGGCTCATGTGTGCGGCGATGGATTTGTCGATGCCATGA
- the epsC gene encoding serine O-acetyltransferase EpsC: MNSPEMLELNIAPLKEVVRRLCEPDACKDVCRAPVHDQPMPSVPAITEIMDRLRAVLFPGYFGDSEVTPESLNYHIGAGLDRVYRLVTEQIRRGYCFLCRVNEEEDCGDCQDVAVDLATKFITTLPKIRGLLATDVQAALAGDPAAKTPGEIIFSYPSIQALTHYRIAHELYHLGVDMIPRIICEMAHSKTGIDIHPGAEIGTHFFIDHGTGTVIGETSIIGNNVRIYQGVTLGAKSFPKDANGQIIKGLHRHPVLEDDVIIYSGATILGRVTIGKGSVIGGNVWVTESVPPGSRLVQQRPSSQLFSGGEGI, encoded by the coding sequence ATGAACTCGCCTGAAATGCTCGAACTCAACATCGCCCCGCTCAAAGAGGTGGTCCGCCGCCTCTGCGAGCCGGACGCCTGCAAGGACGTCTGCCGGGCACCGGTCCATGACCAGCCCATGCCTTCGGTTCCGGCCATCACGGAAATCATGGATCGCCTGCGGGCCGTCCTCTTTCCCGGCTACTTCGGCGACTCCGAGGTCACCCCGGAGTCCCTGAACTACCACATCGGGGCCGGTCTGGACCGGGTTTACCGGCTGGTCACGGAACAAATCCGGCGCGGGTACTGTTTTCTTTGCCGGGTCAATGAAGAGGAGGACTGCGGAGACTGCCAAGACGTTGCCGTGGATTTGGCCACCAAGTTCATCACCACCCTGCCAAAAATTCGCGGGCTGCTGGCCACCGACGTTCAGGCCGCCCTGGCCGGGGACCCGGCAGCCAAAACGCCCGGGGAGATCATCTTCAGCTACCCCAGCATCCAGGCCTTGACCCACTATCGCATCGCCCATGAACTCTACCACCTGGGCGTGGACATGATCCCCCGGATCATCTGCGAGATGGCCCATTCCAAAACAGGCATCGACATCCACCCCGGTGCGGAAATCGGCACCCATTTTTTTATCGACCACGGCACAGGCACGGTTATCGGCGAAACCAGCATCATCGGCAACAATGTGCGCATATACCAGGGAGTGACCCTGGGAGCCAAATCCTTCCCCAAGGACGCCAACGGCCAGATCATCAAAGGGTTGCACCGCCATCCGGTCCTGGAGGACGATGTAATCATCTACTCCGGCGCGACCATCCTGGGCCGAGTGACCATCGGCAAGGGCTCTGTCATCGGCGGCAATGTCTGGGTCACGGAAAGCGTCCCTCCCGGCTCGCGCCTGGTTCAGCAACGTCCCAGCTCGCAGTTGTTCAGTGGCGGCGAGGGGATTTGA
- a CDS encoding FmdB family zinc ribbon protein, producing the protein MPLYEFYCKDCHTIYNFFSPRINTEKRPDCPKCGRNELERQVSVFAISKNRPDSEDGGDGMDGMPDLSGLDESKLERAMAMMAHEAEGMNEDDPRQAAQLMRKLCDVTGMNFGEGMEEALTRMEAGEDPEQIEAEMGDMFENMDFSPTSAKKLRRTLRAPARDETIYDM; encoded by the coding sequence ATGCCGCTTTACGAGTTCTACTGCAAGGATTGCCATACTATCTATAACTTCTTTTCTCCGCGGATCAACACGGAGAAGCGGCCAGACTGCCCCAAGTGCGGACGAAACGAGCTGGAACGACAGGTTTCGGTATTCGCCATTTCCAAGAATCGCCCGGATTCCGAGGACGGTGGAGACGGCATGGACGGGATGCCGGACCTTTCCGGACTGGACGAATCCAAGCTGGAACGGGCCATGGCCATGATGGCCCATGAGGCCGAGGGCATGAACGAGGACGACCCCCGGCAGGCGGCCCAGTTGATGCGCAAGCTCTGCGACGTCACGGGCATGAATTTTGGCGAGGGCATGGAGGAGGCACTGACCAGAATGGAAGCCGGTGAAGACCCCGAGCAGATTGAGGCGGAAATGGGCGACATGTTCGAGAACATGGACTTCAGCCCCACCAGCGCCAAAAAACTGCGCCGCACCCTGCGCGCACCCGCTCGGGACGAGACCATTTACGATATGTGA